Proteins found in one Brachyspira murdochii DSM 12563 genomic segment:
- the trmB gene encoding tRNA (guanosine(46)-N7)-methyltransferase TrmB translates to MRNLNLNDDILKEYLLDDFNNEDSSLIADELSKRLANYDIRELEIGCGNGKFITELAMNNKDKYFVGIEYSYKAAKKAVSKAYKRDIKNLTIIFGEANNVIDKYLNGEYVFDKIYLNFPDPWPKKKHAHRRIFNKEFLNKIYPLLKDDGIFYSVTDDDNYALEIMNPIYKEVNNFKNILDNDYVHKLEGYGVTLYEEKMRAIGHDIYFFAHIKNI, encoded by the coding sequence TTGAGAAATTTAAATCTTAATGATGATATATTAAAAGAATATTTGCTTGATGATTTTAATAATGAAGATAGTTCTTTAATAGCAGATGAATTATCAAAAAGATTGGCTAATTATGATATAAGAGAATTAGAAATAGGATGCGGCAATGGAAAATTTATCACAGAGCTTGCTATGAATAATAAAGATAAATATTTTGTAGGAATAGAGTATTCATATAAAGCTGCTAAAAAGGCCGTATCAAAGGCTTATAAGAGAGATATAAAAAATCTTACTATTATATTTGGAGAGGCCAATAATGTTATAGATAAATATTTAAACGGCGAATATGTTTTTGATAAAATATATTTGAACTTTCCAGATCCTTGGCCTAAGAAGAAGCATGCCCATAGAAGAATATTTAACAAAGAGTTTTTAAATAAAATATACCCTTTGCTTAAAGATGACGGAATATTTTATTCAGTTACAGATGATGATAATTATGCTTTGGAAATAATGAATCCTATATATAAAGAGGTTAATAATTTTAAGAATATTTTAGATAATGATTATGTTCATAAACTTGAAGGCTACGGAGTTACGCTTTATGAGGAGAAGATGAGAGCTATTGGACATGATATATATTTTTTTGCTCATATAAAGAATATATGA
- a CDS encoding 3-oxoacyl-ACP synthase III family protein, translating into MVYIKSCKSIYKKEQTNMAASDLALIPINEVIKDIDVSEIDAIICATVTKDYVYPSTACILAGKIKASNAFCFDIESDFTGFLSALRLAYAFVKSNRYKNILVAAVESFYICDDKDRFDDASVAVLVTNEKSDIQIDFIDSVTDGSALENCYIPMGGTAKPYTKEGVLNKEHFISIKDSSIFEEEAKKAALYVKDVLSSNNIEPNYYIPSYSSKAAYDNFVNALSVDKDIVYSKMEDAHSSLSASSGVALSMALEDGFIKKNSKVAVCGYGSGYTKSVAVISIN; encoded by the coding sequence ATGGTATACATTAAATCTTGTAAAAGCATTTATAAAAAAGAGCAAACCAATATGGCTGCTTCTGATTTAGCTTTGATTCCCATTAATGAGGTTATAAAAGATATAGATGTTTCTGAAATAGATGCTATTATTTGTGCCACTGTTACTAAAGATTATGTTTATCCTTCTACTGCATGTATATTAGCAGGAAAAATTAAGGCTTCTAATGCTTTTTGCTTTGATATAGAAAGTGATTTTACCGGATTTTTATCAGCATTGAGATTAGCTTATGCTTTTGTAAAGAGTAATAGATATAAAAATATTTTGGTTGCAGCAGTTGAATCATTCTATATATGTGATGATAAAGATAGATTTGATGATGCAAGTGTAGCTGTTCTAGTTACCAATGAAAAGTCTGATATACAAATAGATTTTATAGATTCTGTAACTGACGGAAGTGCTTTAGAAAACTGCTATATACCTATGGGCGGAACTGCTAAGCCTTATACTAAAGAAGGTGTATTAAATAAAGAACACTTCATATCTATAAAAGACAGCAGCATCTTTGAAGAAGAGGCAAAAAAAGCTGCTTTATATGTTAAAGATGTTTTATCTTCTAATAATATAGAGCCTAACTATTATATACCTTCCTACTCAAGTAAAGCTGCTTATGATAATTTTGTTAATGCTCTATCAGTAGATAAGGATATAGTATATTCAAAAATGGAAGATGCCCATTCTTCTTTAAGTGCTTCTTCTGGTGTGGCATTGTCTATGGCTTTGGAAGATGGGTTTATTAAAAAAAATAGTAAGGTAGCTGTATGCGGTTACGGAAGCGGTTATACCAAATCTGTAGCTGTTATTTCTATAAATTAA
- the rsxC gene encoding electron transport complex subunit RsxC, which translates to MKLGKFRFGGVHPNDSKDTAEISSSALSVLPKTVLISMAQHIGAPAKMLKNKGDKINRGELIGEAGGYVSGNVHSSVTGTVASVDIAPNPLGRGANALLINADSAADNLAYYENSNYMSLSAEEMSKKIQAAGIVGMGGATFPTNVKVDGAAKGGCDTLVINGVECEPYITSDYRLMIEYTQDLFKGIEILRKIIPSVKRTVIGIENNKPKAIEEMTKIGKEYNVEVMPLRLRYPQGAEKMLIDATTGRVVPVSKLPMDVGVLVVNVATLYAIYEAVAKDKPLIERLVTVSGDAIKEHKNVWLPLGTPISHVVEECGGITAENVLILAGGPMMGTSVPNTDQCVNKGTNSLLFLDKDKMPKEVEYPCIKCGRCGNACPLRLSPTEIAHTAKAKIKDKLNDLDIATCFECGSCSYICPSKIPLVQWIRFGKDLLRR; encoded by the coding sequence ATGAAATTAGGTAAATTTCGTTTTGGCGGAGTACATCCAAATGATAGTAAAGATACTGCCGAAATCTCTTCATCTGCTCTTTCTGTATTACCTAAAACTGTTTTAATATCTATGGCTCAGCATATAGGTGCTCCTGCTAAAATGTTAAAAAATAAAGGTGATAAAATAAACAGAGGTGAGCTTATAGGCGAGGCAGGAGGTTATGTTTCCGGTAATGTTCATTCCTCTGTTACTGGAACTGTTGCTTCTGTAGATATAGCTCCTAATCCTTTGGGACGCGGTGCTAATGCTTTACTTATTAATGCTGACAGTGCTGCTGACAATTTGGCATACTATGAAAACTCAAATTATATGTCATTATCAGCAGAAGAAATGTCTAAAAAGATACAGGCGGCTGGTATAGTTGGTATGGGAGGTGCTACTTTCCCTACTAATGTTAAAGTTGATGGTGCTGCTAAGGGCGGCTGTGATACTTTGGTTATCAATGGTGTAGAATGCGAACCTTATATTACAAGCGACTATAGGCTTATGATAGAATATACCCAAGATTTATTTAAGGGTATTGAAATATTAAGAAAAATTATTCCTTCTGTAAAAAGAACTGTTATTGGTATAGAAAATAACAAGCCTAAAGCTATAGAAGAAATGACAAAAATAGGAAAAGAGTATAATGTTGAGGTTATGCCTTTAAGACTTCGCTATCCTCAAGGTGCTGAAAAAATGCTTATTGATGCTACTACTGGAAGAGTTGTCCCAGTGAGCAAACTTCCTATGGATGTTGGAGTTTTAGTTGTTAATGTGGCTACTCTTTACGCTATATATGAGGCTGTTGCTAAGGATAAGCCTCTTATAGAAAGACTTGTTACTGTTTCCGGAGATGCTATAAAAGAACATAAAAATGTTTGGCTTCCTCTTGGTACTCCTATTTCACATGTTGTAGAAGAGTGCGGCGGTATTACTGCTGAAAATGTTCTTATACTCGCAGGCGGTCCTATGATGGGTACAAGCGTTCCTAATACAGATCAATGTGTTAATAAAGGTACTAACTCTCTTCTTTTCTTGGATAAAGATAAAATGCCTAAAGAGGTAGAATATCCTTGTATTAAATGCGGAAGATGCGGAAATGCCTGTCCTTTGAGATTATCTCCTACTGAAATCGCACACACTGCTAAAGCTAAAATTAAAGATAAATTAAATGATTTGGATATAGCAACTTGTTTTGAATGCGGAAGCTGTTCATACATATGTCCTTCAAAGATTCCTTTGGTGCAGTGGATTAGATTTGGTAAAGATTTGTTAAGAAGATAA
- the rpmF gene encoding 50S ribosomal protein L32 has translation MAVPKHRKSKSKKRSRQAANDKRFLGSLSICPQCGAERMPHRICPECGFYKDRVVKAPKSQNAG, from the coding sequence ATGGCAGTACCAAAGCATAGAAAATCGAAATCTAAAAAAAGATCAAGACAAGCCGCTAATGATAAAAGATTCTTAGGTTCATTATCAATCTGTCCTCAATGCGGAGCAGAAAGAATGCCTCATAGAATTTGTCCTGAATGCGGTTTCTATAAAGACAGAGTAGTAAAAGCTCCAAAAAGCCAAAATGCAGGCTGA
- a CDS encoding secondary thiamine-phosphate synthase enzyme YjbQ: MKSYRKVLEINYPKRRGYINITPEVQKCLDESGIKEGLVLCNAMNITASVFINDDESGLHNDFEVWLEKLAPEKPHIQYKHNGYEDNADAHMKRQLMGREVVVAVTDGKLDFGTWEQIFYGEYDGKRLKRVLIKIIGE; encoded by the coding sequence ATGAAATCTTACAGAAAAGTATTAGAAATAAATTACCCTAAAAGAAGAGGATATATCAATATAACACCAGAGGTACAAAAATGTTTAGATGAAAGCGGCATAAAAGAGGGACTAGTTTTATGCAATGCCATGAATATAACAGCAAGCGTATTTATAAATGATGATGAAAGCGGACTTCATAATGATTTTGAAGTGTGGCTTGAAAAATTAGCTCCGGAAAAGCCTCATATCCAATATAAACATAACGGATACGAAGATAATGCTGATGCTCATATGAAAAGACAATTAATGGGAAGAGAGGTTGTTGTAGCTGTTACAGATGGGAAATTAGATTTCGGAACTTGGGAGCAAATTTTTTACGGTGAATATGACGGAAAAAGATTAAAAAGAGTATTAATAAAAATCATAGGCGAATGA
- a CDS encoding PepSY-like domain-containing protein, whose product MTNNLRLFIKITPSKLPENIRNFIAVNYSKAKIVYIDKVKDEYEIKLSNGIYINFDKNGSWNYISSDDKLSENILPKNIAHKVKSIMKKYKNAYVFEINKRIEFYRIKLTNSLELCIRHNGEILLA is encoded by the coding sequence ATGACTAATAATTTAAGACTTTTTATAAAAATAACACCTAGTAAACTTCCAGAAAATATAAGAAATTTTATAGCTGTTAATTACAGTAAAGCAAAAATAGTTTATATTGATAAAGTTAAAGATGAATATGAAATAAAATTGAGCAATGGAATATATATAAACTTTGATAAAAACGGTTCTTGGAATTATATAAGCAGCGATGATAAATTATCTGAAAATATACTTCCTAAAAATATAGCACATAAAGTAAAAAGCATAATGAAAAAATATAAAAATGCTTATGTATTTGAAATTAATAAAAGAATAGAGTTTTACAGAATAAAATTAACTAATTCATTAGAATTATGCATAAGACATAACGGCGAAATACTACTTGCATAA
- a CDS encoding DUF7638 domain-containing protein — protein sequence MKKNNIYRNQKIEGRSFFGIIKNGNYFLFNLSVYEDGIVSAWFKFDIYQFEKELKIKWVVSYIENNEELNIHGIGDFKILESEWFHKDDFYDYIKSILKEMNPEMENIYRTTEREIKKWESLKVSFMVNPINFKMKAQFGYDLSEGKSYFIFRKSSNYASSKEIFLTCYTIYDDEKIYSFNNIKTMFNKNELLLYPKEDDTIIIENLCKLKLKSTLKYTNKKEKLKEIEENIKKISGKESAFDCAVKQYHTYLAYPSDYNRELLKEAYEKVPEHERIFLGDMDDKDYDFRRIIYTPNIKREV from the coding sequence ATGAAGAAAAATAATATATACAGAAATCAAAAAATAGAAGGAAGAAGTTTTTTCGGCATTATAAAAAACGGTAATTACTTTCTTTTCAATCTATCAGTTTATGAAGACGGCATAGTAAGTGCTTGGTTTAAATTTGATATTTACCAATTTGAAAAAGAATTAAAAATAAAATGGGTTGTATCATATATAGAAAATAATGAAGAATTGAATATTCATGGTATAGGAGATTTTAAAATTTTAGAATCAGAGTGGTTTCATAAAGATGATTTCTATGATTATATTAAAAGCATATTAAAAGAAATGAATCCAGAGATGGAGAACATTTATAGAACAACTGAAAGAGAAATAAAAAAATGGGAAAGTTTAAAAGTGTCATTTATGGTAAATCCTATTAATTTTAAAATGAAAGCTCAATTTGGATATGATTTATCAGAAGGAAAAAGTTATTTTATATTTAGAAAATCTAGTAATTATGCATCTAGCAAAGAAATATTTTTAACTTGCTATACAATTTATGATGATGAAAAAATATATTCTTTCAATAATATAAAAACTATGTTTAATAAAAATGAACTTCTTCTATACCCCAAAGAAGATGATACTATAATAATAGAAAACCTTTGCAAACTTAAATTAAAATCTACTTTAAAATACACAAACAAAAAAGAAAAATTAAAAGAGATAGAAGAAAATATAAAAAAGATTTCAGGAAAAGAAAGTGCTTTTGATTGTGCCGTAAAACAATATCATACTTATCTTGCATATCCTTCAGATTATAATAGAGAATTATTAAAAGAGGCTTATGAAAAAGTACCAGAACATGAAAGAATATTTTTAGGAGATATGGACGATAAAGATTACGATTTCAGAAGAATAATATACACTCCTAATATAAAAAGAGAAGTGTGA
- a CDS encoding RnfABCDGE type electron transport complex subunit D: MKFYTESSPHIKDGDTTNKIMLRVIIALLPAVIYSIVLFGARVIVLYLAAIITCIVSTIIVKKVRKKPLIPDYAVTVTAILLVMTLPPSATITMVVIGSVIAIVFAKEVFGGLGSNIFNPALVGRAFLQVAFPAQMTMYTPPKNVPFLGVFENILKDFTLTVSGASQSLDAVSALTSATPLTFLKYNSIDFGGTLASQIQVESHYYLQMLLGSTAGAIGETSFLLLLIGGIFLLITNTIDWRIPLGMFISLVVVSFLLCLAMPGKVASPIYQVLAGGFGLGAFFMATDMVTSPSSHLGAWIYALLIGAVLAILRTFGSSPEYMMYSILIGNMFMPLIAMLTRPLPFGKKEFLAINQKEGGK, from the coding sequence ATGAAATTTTACACAGAATCATCTCCTCATATAAAAGACGGAGATACTACTAATAAGATAATGCTAAGAGTAATTATAGCTCTTTTACCTGCAGTTATATATAGTATTGTTTTGTTTGGGGCAAGAGTTATAGTTTTATATCTTGCTGCTATTATAACTTGTATTGTTTCTACTATAATAGTAAAAAAAGTAAGAAAAAAACCTTTGATTCCAGATTATGCTGTAACAGTTACTGCTATACTTCTTGTTATGACGCTTCCTCCTTCTGCTACTATTACTATGGTTGTAATAGGAAGTGTAATAGCGATAGTTTTTGCTAAAGAAGTTTTCGGCGGATTAGGTTCTAATATATTCAATCCGGCTTTGGTAGGAAGAGCTTTTCTTCAGGTGGCTTTTCCTGCTCAAATGACTATGTATACTCCTCCTAAAAATGTTCCTTTCTTAGGGGTGTTTGAAAATATACTTAAAGATTTCACTCTTACAGTTTCAGGGGCAAGTCAGTCTTTGGATGCAGTAAGTGCTTTAACTTCTGCTACTCCTTTAACTTTCCTAAAATACAATTCTATTGATTTCGGAGGTACTTTAGCTTCTCAAATACAAGTAGAATCACACTATTATTTACAGATGTTATTAGGAAGTACAGCAGGTGCTATAGGTGAAACTTCATTCTTACTTCTTCTAATAGGCGGAATATTCCTCCTAATTACTAATACTATAGACTGGAGAATACCTCTAGGAATGTTTATTTCTTTGGTAGTTGTTAGCTTCCTTCTTTGTTTGGCTATGCCGGGTAAAGTTGCTTCTCCTATATATCAAGTATTAGCAGGCGGTTTCGGACTTGGTGCTTTCTTTATGGCTACTGATATGGTTACTTCACCTTCAAGTCATTTGGGAGCTTGGATATATGCTCTTTTAATAGGTGCTGTTCTTGCTATATTAAGAACTTTTGGTTCTTCTCCAGAGTATATGATGTATTCTATACTTATAGGTAATATGTTTATGCCTTTGATTGCTATGCTTACTCGTCCTTTGCCTTTCGGTAAAAAAGAGTTCCTTGCTATTAATCAGAAAGAAGGAGGTAAATAA
- a CDS encoding M14 family metallopeptidase translates to MKIIKYILIYSFMITLSNLLFANSFKVISRQGEASVIVNEEHADIDVKKSFPDDYFSISTKEESYLVIDNGEKSIILMPSSKLTYESSNFTLHSGYMYIKSKHNDDINMTITKDERGYDFKGKSFAVVAYDDEISVITYNNAVKITPSSSLGVSYFLEPNHKTSIIPILDGPYRTTENEKSLIESVSRQLEMEVASHLNEDIDRYNFKIMEGTKNENTIYRVVHPEKGPNIFLIVPHGSERVGTDVAMERINMPIKKGSLTIVPIAVPEAYRKNTRAIEGQDINNRFFDKKVSRTDTDKLAKEYMKMLDEYDIDVVLTLHEGNGFKEFFGDSIIYDSRKLDDKVVSVLNNINSRIEPMKFKFRQMYYPMPTTITYYAAKKNIESFGIELTRNLDYDKKRIIMHTILSEFLKIYGME, encoded by the coding sequence ATGAAAATTATTAAATACATATTAATATACTCTTTTATGATAACATTAAGCAATCTGCTATTTGCTAATAGTTTCAAAGTAATATCAAGACAGGGAGAGGCATCTGTAATAGTTAATGAAGAGCATGCTGATATAGATGTTAAAAAAAGTTTTCCAGACGATTATTTCTCAATATCTACAAAAGAGGAATCATATTTGGTAATAGATAATGGGGAGAAATCTATTATACTTATGCCGAGTTCAAAACTAACATACGAAAGCAGCAATTTTACTTTGCATTCTGGGTATATGTATATAAAAAGCAAACATAATGATGATATTAATATGACTATAACAAAAGATGAAAGAGGATATGATTTTAAAGGAAAATCATTTGCTGTTGTAGCATATGATGATGAAATATCAGTAATAACATATAATAACGCCGTAAAAATAACTCCTTCATCATCTTTAGGTGTAAGCTATTTTTTGGAGCCTAATCATAAAACTTCTATAATACCTATTCTTGACGGACCATACAGAACAACAGAAAATGAAAAATCGTTAATAGAAAGCGTATCAAGACAATTAGAAATGGAAGTTGCAAGCCATCTTAATGAAGATATAGACAGATATAATTTCAAGATAATGGAAGGAACAAAAAATGAAAACACAATATATAGAGTAGTTCACCCAGAAAAAGGACCTAATATATTTTTGATAGTTCCGCATGGAAGCGAAAGAGTAGGAACTGATGTTGCTATGGAAAGAATTAATATGCCTATAAAAAAAGGAAGCCTTACTATAGTGCCTATTGCCGTACCTGAAGCATACAGAAAAAATACTAGGGCAATAGAGGGACAGGATATTAATAACAGATTCTTTGATAAAAAAGTGAGCAGAACCGATACGGATAAATTAGCTAAAGAGTATATGAAAATGCTTGATGAATATGATATAGATGTGGTGCTTACTCTTCATGAGGGCAATGGATTTAAAGAGTTTTTCGGAGATTCTATTATATATGACAGCAGAAAATTAGATGATAAAGTTGTGAGTGTGCTTAATAATATTAATTCAAGAATAGAGCCTATGAAATTTAAATTCAGACAAATGTATTATCCTATGCCTACTACTATAACATATTATGCTGCTAAAAAAAATATAGAATCTTTTGGAATAGAATTAACTAGAAATTTGGATTATGATAAAAAAAGAATAATTATGCATACTATATTAAGCGAATTCTTAAAAATATACGGTATGGAATAA
- the plsX gene encoding phosphate acyltransferase PlsX translates to MNLAIDVASGEKPLEELVLGAVNALSVNNDVNLILVGNEKSITKVLSKAKYDHKRVDIRHTDEIIDMNESPANGIKHKKNASVLMAARLVKDKEADGFFSPGNTGATLAAALTEIGRLKGVMRPPLISTLPKFGGEFCMLDMGANVDCTPDYMAQFAVMGRVFAKRYLKIENPRVGLLNIGEEDSKGNADTKKFFERLQKMKKINFIGNVEPNDMLKSDCVDVVVADGFDGNIVLKTIEGTAAFVVNMLKAEVKKNPVSVMGGLMMKPVFGNLKSKMSSDSYGSAILLGLNGGAFVGHGKTSGVGMKNAVLNMYRFLDAKINEKIAKELYDSGAKRRIF, encoded by the coding sequence ATGAATTTAGCCATAGATGTAGCCAGCGGAGAGAAACCTCTCGAAGAATTAGTTCTTGGAGCAGTTAATGCTTTATCAGTAAATAATGATGTTAATTTAATATTAGTGGGCAATGAGAAAAGTATTACTAAAGTTTTATCTAAAGCAAAATATGATCATAAACGTGTAGATATAAGACATACAGATGAAATAATAGATATGAATGAAAGTCCTGCTAATGGTATAAAGCATAAAAAGAATGCTTCAGTTTTGATGGCTGCCCGTTTGGTTAAAGATAAAGAAGCTGACGGATTTTTCTCTCCGGGCAATACAGGAGCTACACTTGCTGCTGCTCTTACAGAAATAGGTCGTTTAAAAGGGGTTATGCGTCCTCCGCTTATATCTACGCTTCCGAAATTCGGCGGCGAGTTTTGTATGCTTGATATGGGTGCTAATGTGGATTGTACTCCGGACTATATGGCACAGTTTGCTGTTATGGGCAGGGTATTTGCAAAAAGATATTTAAAGATAGAAAATCCTAGAGTTGGTCTTCTTAATATAGGCGAAGAAGACTCCAAAGGTAATGCAGATACTAAAAAGTTTTTTGAACGCCTTCAGAAAATGAAAAAAATAAACTTTATAGGTAATGTTGAACCTAATGATATGCTCAAGTCTGATTGTGTAGATGTTGTGGTTGCTGACGGGTTTGACGGTAATATAGTTTTAAAAACTATAGAGGGTACAGCAGCTTTTGTTGTAAATATGCTAAAAGCTGAAGTTAAGAAAAATCCTGTAAGTGTTATGGGCGGGCTTATGATGAAGCCTGTATTCGGTAATTTGAAATCAAAAATGAGTTCTGATTCTTATGGTTCTGCTATACTATTAGGCTTAAACGGCGGTGCTTTTGTGGGTCATGGCAAAACAAGCGGAGTAGGTATGAAAAATGCTGTGCTTAATATGTATAGATTCTTGGATGCTAAAATTAATGAAAAGATAGCTAAAGAACTATATGATTCCGGAGCTAAAAGAAGAATATTCTAA
- a CDS encoding FMN-binding protein, giving the protein MKKEVGYTAVISVTITALLAGFLLSFVYSSFEKDILANNEKTVLNGVKAVIEGADELEGPLTENSAYPYYIGRKADGTIVGYAMLSSAGGYNGENKVLVGFDANIDTITAIVVTEQAETPGLGAKITEASFRDQFKGQSSIIPLSVVKGIKPEDAIESQIAAISGATISSTSVVNAVNSAKDEAVNLFKN; this is encoded by the coding sequence ATGAAAAAAGAAGTTGGTTATACTGCTGTTATTTCAGTTACTATTACTGCATTGCTTGCTGGTTTTTTACTTTCATTTGTGTATTCTTCTTTTGAAAAAGATATATTAGCTAACAATGAAAAAACTGTACTCAATGGTGTAAAAGCTGTTATTGAGGGTGCTGATGAGCTTGAAGGTCCTCTAACAGAAAACTCTGCATATCCATACTATATAGGAAGAAAAGCTGATGGCACTATAGTAGGTTATGCTATGCTTTCTTCAGCAGGCGGATATAATGGAGAGAATAAAGTGCTTGTTGGTTTTGATGCCAATATAGATACTATTACTGCTATAGTTGTTACTGAACAGGCTGAAACTCCGGGGCTTGGTGCTAAAATTACTGAAGCTAGTTTTAGAGATCAGTTTAAAGGACAAAGCTCTATTATTCCTTTAAGTGTTGTAAAAGGAATAAAGCCGGAAGATGCCATTGAATCACAGATTGCTGCTATAAGCGGTGCAACTATATCTTCTACTTCAGTTGTTAATGCTGTTAATAGTGCTAAAGATGAGGCTGTTAATTTATTTAAAAATTAA
- a CDS encoding ABC transporter substrate-binding protein: MKLIKLVNCFILLFILVSCVSEDYDDKPVIVSIIKEENTKKFNAIEKGLIDQISLDKLNVKINFYISNGDDASIIEIANNVREDNSSIAVVIGEKAVLLSMNIIVPQSILFAGCFDNLSLSSIEKSRVQNNNITGVYGNLDITKYLKRISESDVNSLGYLYSKNFEVSDNISEYLAKYCSNENIHYYPIALEADYTINDIENIISSLDIDYLFIAKDDYIDDNIYNIDNLCGKYSIPIINTDIENALNTDILFSLDCNYYYLGRKLAELLKEVIDNEGSTDSIDFIEVSDSYRILINKDTAKLYRINFTDKILDDSYFIVEDKNVIRK, encoded by the coding sequence ATGAAATTAATCAAATTAGTTAATTGTTTTATACTTCTATTTATTTTAGTTTCCTGTGTTAGCGAGGATTATGATGATAAACCCGTTATAGTAAGCATAATAAAGGAAGAAAATACAAAAAAATTTAATGCTATAGAAAAAGGACTAATAGATCAAATATCATTAGATAAACTTAATGTAAAAATTAACTTCTATATTTCAAACGGAGATGATGCTTCTATTATAGAAATAGCCAATAATGTGCGTGAGGATAATTCTAGTATAGCAGTTGTTATAGGAGAGAAGGCTGTTTTACTTTCTATGAATATAATAGTACCTCAGTCTATATTATTTGCAGGCTGTTTTGATAATTTATCTTTATCTTCTATAGAAAAAAGCAGAGTTCAGAATAATAATATTACAGGAGTTTACGGCAATTTGGATATTACTAAATATTTAAAAAGAATATCTGAAAGCGATGTGAATAGTTTGGGCTATTTGTATAGTAAAAACTTTGAAGTTTCTGATAATATTTCTGAATATTTAGCCAAATACTGCAGCAATGAAAATATTCATTATTATCCTATAGCTTTAGAAGCAGATTATACTATAAATGATATAGAGAATATTATATCCTCTTTAGATATAGATTATTTATTTATAGCTAAAGATGATTATATAGATGATAATATTTATAATATAGATAATTTATGCGGTAAATATTCTATACCAATAATAAATACTGATATAGAAAATGCCTTAAATACGGACATACTTTTTTCACTTGACTGTAATTATTATTATTTAGGAAGAAAACTTGCAGAACTTTTAAAAGAGGTTATTGATAATGAAGGCAGTACAGATTCTATAGATTTTATTGAAGTTTCTGATTCATACAGAATACTTATCAATAAAGATACAGCAAAATTATACAGAATAAACTTTACAGATAAAATATTGGATGATAGTTATTTTATAGTAGAAGATAAAAATGTTATAAGAAAATAA